The Alosa sapidissima isolate fAloSap1 chromosome 5, fAloSap1.pri, whole genome shotgun sequence genome has a window encoding:
- the LOC121709101 gene encoding olfactory receptor 10G4-like, whose amino-acid sequence MGTKNDTAVRVSEFIITGFDHLSHQKLLGSLILISYVLTLVGCGTNVSIIVADRRLHSPMYVLICNLAIVDIMFSTSSCITMIAVLLAEMKRISFYSCFTGMYCYHLGDITSTLTLTWMAVDRMLAISLPLRYITILTNRRCIMSIVATWIIGMLSLSQISEAAYNVPYCQPIIQYVFCDYAAMIRAGCVNPGPYFSIPSLVGWWLWLLGGHFTLIFLTYVVIVWTVLRLSDKGSKKKMFTTCISHIIVVSVYYSPKLVSVLLTKVGVTLNLTERNALLIVASTLPPLINPIIYCLTTKELRTHLINLFTKNRVEIK is encoded by the coding sequence ATGGGGACCAAAAATGACACAGCTGTGCGGGTGTCTGAGTTTATCATTACAGGCTTTGATCATCTTTCTCATCAGAAACTACTTGGCTCCTTAATTCTTATTTCTTATGTTCTCACACTGGTTGGTTGTGGCACAAATGTGAGTATAATAGTTGCAGACAGGCGTTTGCACTCACCAATGTATGTATTAATTTGCAATTTAGCCATTGTGGACATAATGTTTAGCACCAGCTCTTGCATAACAATGATAGCTGTGCTTCTTGCAGAAATGAAAAGAATTTCCTTCTATTCATGTTTCACTGGTATGTACTGCTACCATCTTGGGGATATTACTTCTACTCTGACATTAACATGGATGGCTGTGGATCGAATGCTTGCGATTAGCTTGCCACTGAGGTACATCACTATTCTCACAAACAGACGGTGTATCATGAGCATTGTGGCTACCTGGATAATAGGAATGTTATCATTGAGTCAAATTTCAGAAGCAGCATACAACGTTCCATACTGCCAGCCCATAATACAATATGTGTTTTGTGACTATGCTGCAATGATAAGAGCTGGATGTGTGAACCCTGGGCCTTATTTTTCAATCCCAAGTCTCGTGGGCTGGTGGCTGTGGCTTCTGGGCGGACATTTTACTCTAATCTTCTTGACATATGTTGTTATTGTCTGGACTGTTCTAAGACTCTCAGACAAGGGAAGCAAGAAGAAGATGTTTACTACTTGTATTTCACATATCATTGTGGTTTCTGTTTACTACTCACCTAAACTGGTATCTGTGCTGCTTACTAAAGTTGGTGTGACACTCAACCTGACTGAGAGGAATGCTCTGCTTATCGTGGCCTCAACGCTGCCACCTCTCATCAACCCTATAATTTACTGTCTAACAACAAAAGAACTGAGAACACACCTGATAAACCTCTTTACTAAAAACCGTGTTGAAATCAAGTGA